In a genomic window of Sulfurisphaera tokodaii str. 7:
- a CDS encoding anion transporter encodes MYLVALIIAILVYGMIAFRGLTRIPPWTSMFFGGVLMIVFGIINVNQALESINLDVILFLITLFIFSSSLEVSGFLKYLAYLIINKYKESKKIMFYILLYSGLLSNLVTNDGVSASWTPVILEVSRYMNVDEMPYLYSLAFGVTIGSVMMPTGNPQNLLIALEGNLKEPFVSFLEFLAIPTILNLFLSYYIMLLLFKNRLESVKIDDIKIDIKLNKRLAYSSLFLLFITVILFFILSFVRIDILLASLTTSSILLLISRERREIMSRVDWSTILFFTGLFIFTEGLYKGGIIQLLYQVLPPPTNVLLIMVSSILLSQVLSNVPLVAIYIPEMIHLGATSTIDWIALAAGSTIAGNFTLIGAASNIIISEASESRGGKSFSFFEFMKYSIPVLAVNFAILYIFISLVGII; translated from the coding sequence GTGTATCTAGTTGCCTTGATTATTGCAATTTTAGTTTATGGTATGATTGCTTTTAGAGGTTTAACAAGAATACCTCCTTGGACTTCTATGTTTTTTGGCGGAGTTCTGATGATAGTTTTCGGTATTATTAATGTTAATCAAGCTCTTGAATCGATTAATCTTGATGTAATTCTCTTTCTTATCACACTCTTTATTTTTTCATCATCACTTGAAGTATCTGGTTTTCTTAAATATTTAGCTTATTTGATTATAAACAAATATAAGGAAAGTAAGAAAATAATGTTTTATATTCTACTATATTCTGGACTTTTATCAAATTTAGTTACTAATGATGGTGTTTCGGCTAGTTGGACTCCAGTTATATTAGAGGTTTCAAGATATATGAACGTAGATGAAATGCCATACTTATATTCTCTAGCTTTCGGCGTAACAATAGGAAGTGTTATGATGCCTACTGGAAATCCGCAGAATCTTCTTATAGCTCTTGAAGGAAATTTGAAAGAACCTTTTGTCTCGTTCCTAGAATTTTTAGCTATTCCTACTATTCTTAACTTGTTCTTATCATACTATATTATGTTGCTTCTCTTTAAGAATAGATTAGAAAGTGTAAAAATAGATGATATTAAAATAGACATAAAATTGAATAAACGTCTTGCTTATTCTTCTCTATTTCTTCTTTTTATAACTGTGATATTATTCTTTATTTTGAGTTTTGTTAGAATTGACATCCTACTAGCATCTCTTACAACTTCATCAATTCTTCTTTTAATAAGTAGAGAGAGGAGAGAAATAATGAGCAGGGTTGACTGGTCAACAATATTATTTTTTACTGGTCTCTTTATTTTTACAGAAGGTCTTTATAAAGGTGGTATAATTCAACTATTATACCAAGTTTTACCTCCACCCACCAATGTTCTCCTAATTATGGTTTCTAGTATCTTATTAAGTCAAGTTTTAAGCAATGTACCACTAGTAGCAATATATATCCCAGAAATGATACACCTAGGGGCAACTTCTACTATTGATTGGATTGCATTAGCCGCGGGAAGTACAATAGCGGGTAACTTTACATTAATTGGTGCAGCAAGTAATATAATTATATCTGAAGCTTCAGAAAGCAGAGGAGGAAAAAGTTTTAGTTTCTTTGAATTCATGAAATATTCAATACCAGTTTTGGCAGTTAACTTCGCTATTCTCTACATCTTTATTTCTTTGGTTGGAATAATCTAG
- a CDS encoding acyl-CoA dehydrogenase family protein: MFSLSKELEEYRAKIREYAQKTVREYAKQMDETNDGGDKIVKDLGEMGLLGMKQPTKYGGLGLGEMAFAIATEELGAESGGASHSLHTQQNALQLLVSVGGDSAQEWIEKGIKAKEVYAVALTEPQAGSDLGALQTTAKPDGNELVLNGEKIFTSAASFSTKMVVLARTSGNPGDRQGISLLLIDSKLPGIEIHKLDIMGIRGAGVSYVKFNNVRIPKDSIIGKEGDAYRGALKALMVSRNGYAGIAVGIARGALEEAISRAQSRKQFGKALIEQEWISFNLADAYIKVEAARLLTWRAAQLFDNDYEATTEASMAKYYAAVTATEVTRLALHIFGGHGLNRGSKVERLYRDAKIMEIAEGTNEMQLVAVSRLFQPKK, encoded by the coding sequence ATGTTCTCACTAAGTAAGGAATTAGAAGAATATAGAGCAAAAATTAGAGAATATGCTCAGAAAACTGTAAGAGAATACGCAAAACAAATGGATGAAACAAATGATGGAGGCGATAAGATAGTAAAAGATCTAGGAGAAATGGGATTACTAGGAATGAAACAACCAACAAAATACGGAGGATTAGGATTAGGCGAAATGGCTTTTGCAATAGCAACAGAAGAATTAGGAGCTGAAAGTGGAGGAGCCTCACATTCCTTGCATACACAACAAAACGCATTACAGCTATTAGTCTCCGTAGGTGGAGATTCAGCACAAGAATGGATAGAGAAAGGAATAAAAGCAAAGGAAGTTTATGCAGTTGCATTAACAGAGCCACAAGCAGGTTCTGATTTAGGAGCTTTACAAACAACAGCAAAGCCAGATGGAAATGAATTAGTTTTAAATGGTGAGAAAATCTTCACTAGTGCGGCATCTTTCTCTACGAAAATGGTTGTTTTAGCAAGAACTAGTGGAAATCCAGGGGATAGACAAGGTATTTCACTCTTGCTTATAGATTCTAAACTCCCAGGAATAGAAATACATAAACTTGATATTATGGGGATTAGAGGTGCAGGAGTATCTTATGTTAAATTTAACAACGTGAGAATCCCAAAGGATAGTATAATAGGCAAAGAAGGTGATGCTTATAGAGGAGCATTAAAAGCTTTAATGGTTAGTAGAAACGGTTATGCTGGAATTGCAGTAGGAATTGCAAGAGGTGCTCTTGAAGAAGCTATTTCGAGAGCACAATCAAGAAAGCAATTTGGTAAAGCATTAATAGAACAAGAATGGATTTCCTTTAACTTGGCTGACGCTTACATAAAAGTTGAAGCGGCTAGATTACTCACATGGAGGGCAGCCCAATTATTTGATAATGATTACGAAGCAACTACAGAAGCATCTATGGCTAAATATTATGCTGCAGTAACAGCAACAGAAGTAACTAGACTTGCATTGCATATTTTCGGTGGACATGGATTAAATAGAGGTTCTAAAGTTGAAAGACTATATAGAGATGCAAAAATTATGGAAATAGCAGAAGGAACTAATGAAATGCAATTGGTAGCAGTATCTAGATTATTCCAACCAAAGAAATAA
- a CDS encoding A24 family peptidase C-terminal domain-containing protein, with product MLIHTSFLDLKTREIDLKIWLIYSPLVILFIFEYHNLSLFLYLYSVITTNLLILIFYWLSLMGGADLFLSLILSFSNASVRPLFYSELSIIGLEPLTILLYSSIFIFLSGLFNFVKNYKYTYNYPLTTRIVLALSGKRITVREFLNSKFLFPLTQIDEKNGVTTLRTTFSVEEDDAEWRKKFKEYVEKGLVKEDDYIWVMWGVPVIPFIALGYFISLVIGLPI from the coding sequence ATGCTTATTCATACATCATTTTTAGATCTAAAAACTAGAGAGATTGATCTTAAAATTTGGTTAATTTACTCTCCCCTTGTTATATTATTCATTTTCGAATATCATAACTTATCACTTTTTCTATATTTATACTCAGTAATAACTACTAATCTTCTTATATTGATTTTTTATTGGCTATCCTTGATGGGGGGTGCTGATTTATTTCTCTCACTAATTTTATCGTTTAGTAACGCTTCTGTAAGACCACTTTTTTACTCAGAGTTATCTATTATAGGTTTAGAACCATTAACTATTTTGTTATATTCTTCTATCTTTATTTTCCTCTCTGGTTTATTTAATTTTGTAAAAAATTATAAATATACATATAATTATCCACTTACTACTAGGATTGTATTAGCCTTATCTGGAAAGAGGATTACAGTGAGAGAATTTCTGAATTCTAAATTTCTTTTTCCGTTAACTCAAATTGATGAAAAGAATGGTGTAACTACTCTAAGAACTACTTTTTCCGTAGAAGAGGATGATGCTGAGTGGAGGAAAAAATTTAAGGAGTACGTAGAAAAAGGGCTAGTAAAAGAAGATGACTATATATGGGTTATGTGGGGGGTTCCAGTTATACCCTTTATTGCTTTAGGTTATTTCATAAGTTTAGTCATCGGTCTCCCAATTTAG
- a CDS encoding IS6 family transposase encodes MNNPTRWRTPVLTQVILILMEYINLEPRFYSSEVVALALASYLSGLSSWRTCLPHSTLLYYLRRLSCVRYVVPISGFYAVDETKIMVIRGQYYYVWIVRDVKTGAIPFFMVTSSRSGLHVLVVLTKNVEKEAEKVLKTRIDKVVYIHDGATVYNAFTWLNVEHKRVNERDYAEQGFRSLKHRISSMDFHFPWNTNRFTLTRWLSVFFLAYNALYAPVYLLDKGVIINVNISNE; translated from the coding sequence ATGAACAACCCAACTAGATGGAGGACTCCCGTGCTCACCCAAGTTATTCTAATCCTAATGGAGTATATTAATCTTGAGCCTAGGTTTTATTCTAGTGAGGTAGTAGCTTTGGCTTTGGCTAGTTATCTCTCTGGTTTGTCTTCTTGGAGGACTTGTTTGCCTCATTCTACTTTGTTGTATTACTTGAGGAGGTTGAGTTGTGTTAGGTATGTGGTGCCGATTAGTGGTTTTTATGCGGTGGATGAGACTAAAATTATGGTGATTAGGGGGCAGTATTATTATGTGTGGATTGTGAGGGATGTGAAGACTGGTGCGATACCCTTCTTCATGGTGACGAGTTCGAGGAGTGGGTTGCACGTGCTGGTAGTCTTGACGAAGAATGTGGAAAAGGAGGCTGAGAAGGTGCTCAAAACGAGGATAGACAAGGTAGTATACATACATGATGGGGCAACAGTCTATAACGCATTCACTTGGCTAAACGTGGAGCACAAGAGGGTCAACGAGAGGGACTACGCAGAACAAGGGTTCAGGAGCTTAAAACATAGAATATCCTCAATGGATTTTCATTTTCCATGGAACACCAATAGGTTCACGCTCACAAGGTGGTTATCGGTGTTCTTCCTAGCTTATAACGCGCTTTACGCTCCAGTATATTTGTTAGACAAGGGGGTGATAATAAATGTAAATATTTCAAATGAATGA
- a CDS encoding transcription factor S: MKFCPKCGSIMVPKKDNGKTMYKCPKCGYEEESTSSGSMKIKTVVKHSIKEKTLVVDGDAPPAGAQITKGVTCPACGNDEAYFWILQTRRADEPPTRFYKCTKCGKVWREYE, translated from the coding sequence ATGAAATTCTGCCCAAAATGTGGTTCAATAATGGTTCCTAAGAAAGATAACGGGAAAACAATGTATAAATGTCCAAAATGTGGTTATGAAGAGGAAAGCACATCGTCTGGATCAATGAAAATTAAAACAGTAGTAAAACACTCAATAAAGGAAAAGACTTTAGTAGTAGACGGAGATGCTCCGCCAGCCGGAGCACAAATAACTAAAGGAGTTACTTGCCCAGCTTGTGGAAATGACGAGGCATACTTTTGGATACTGCAAACTAGAAGAGCAGATGAGCCACCAACAAGATTTTATAAATGCACAAAATGTGGAAAAGTTTGGAGAGAATATGAATAA
- a CDS encoding DNA-directed RNA polymerase subunit L, which produces MEIKILRSGENYLELQIDGEEHTVGNLLKGYLLKVPGVKFASYSKPHPLIDSIILKIMTDGSISPKEALVKAIELAEEDTNKFIEEVKSIEKR; this is translated from the coding sequence GTGGAAATTAAGATATTACGTTCAGGAGAAAATTATCTAGAATTACAAATAGATGGAGAGGAACATACAGTAGGAAACTTACTAAAGGGTTACCTATTAAAAGTCCCAGGAGTAAAATTTGCTTCATATTCTAAGCCACACCCATTAATTGACAGTATAATATTAAAAATAATGACAGACGGTAGTATATCTCCAAAAGAAGCTCTTGTTAAAGCAATAGAGCTTGCTGAAGAAGACACAAATAAGTTCATCGAAGAAGTGAAAAGTATTGAAAAAAGGTAG
- a CDS encoding exosome complex RNA-binding protein Csl4, protein MKKQGELLLPGDKLSVIEEFMAGEGTYEYEGRVYASVVGKAFYDMINRKTNSISFKKPGLLSIKKAKYVLGIVNGMKEDSALVNIYSIEDKIISVPITAYIHISQISNKYLNSITEALKVLDVVRAKPLNFSIPLPLTIKQKDLGVVFAKCSICGTKMIKKDEEHLRCPNCGNIETRKLALVMVKKGGN, encoded by the coding sequence ATGAAAAAGCAAGGAGAATTACTACTACCAGGCGATAAGTTAAGTGTTATCGAAGAGTTCATGGCCGGTGAGGGAACTTATGAGTATGAAGGAAGAGTTTATGCTAGCGTAGTCGGTAAAGCATTTTATGACATGATAAATAGAAAAACTAATTCTATAAGTTTTAAAAAACCCGGATTATTATCTATAAAGAAAGCTAAATACGTCCTTGGAATAGTTAATGGAATGAAAGAGGATTCTGCATTAGTAAATATCTATTCGATAGAAGACAAAATTATAAGTGTACCTATTACAGCGTATATCCATATTTCTCAAATTAGTAATAAATATCTTAATAGTATTACTGAAGCATTAAAAGTATTAGATGTTGTAAGAGCAAAACCATTAAATTTCAGCATACCTCTTCCTTTAACAATAAAACAGAAGGATTTAGGCGTAGTTTTTGCTAAATGTTCTATTTGCGGTACAAAAATGATTAAAAAAGACGAAGAACATTTAAGGTGTCCAAACTGTGGTAATATTGAGACAAGAAAATTAGCATTAGTTATGGTGAAGAAAGGTGGAAATTAA
- the dph2 gene encoding diphthamide biosynthesis enzyme Dph2, translated as MSYNFQEEYIAEEIRKRNAKKVILQFPEGLKIFSIFVIEKLKEFLPDVDFIVSSDPNWGACDIAEDEAKNINADLIIHFGHTPYTWYYPKFPTLFVPVESNLDITDEQINEVINFGKKYEAKTISLTATVQHIKLIRKISLKLSDYFDVKIGKPSSVFMFDGQILGCDYKAATSVDADLYVNISGGIFHALGVGLATGKPIVKIDPYTGKVEDLTKEVYKILKIRYAKIMEAIDKRNWGIIQGAMNGQNRPLMVKYFEKKLKEKGYNIYVFLNRVLTKDVLRNLSPSLDVFLVTSCPRLPIDDLYDFEKPVLTPGEAKMIILNNFDKYIFPW; from the coding sequence GTGAGCTATAATTTTCAGGAGGAATATATAGCAGAAGAAATCAGAAAAAGAAATGCAAAAAAAGTTATTCTTCAATTTCCTGAAGGATTAAAGATTTTTTCTATTTTCGTGATAGAGAAATTAAAAGAATTTTTGCCTGACGTAGACTTCATAGTTTCCTCAGATCCAAATTGGGGAGCTTGCGATATAGCTGAGGATGAGGCTAAAAACATAAATGCAGATTTAATTATCCACTTTGGTCATACTCCGTATACTTGGTATTATCCTAAGTTTCCTACATTATTTGTTCCAGTCGAAAGTAACCTAGATATCACTGATGAACAAATAAATGAAGTTATCAATTTTGGAAAGAAATACGAGGCAAAAACTATCAGTTTAACAGCTACAGTACAACACATAAAATTAATTAGAAAGATTTCACTAAAACTATCTGATTATTTTGATGTAAAAATAGGAAAACCTTCTTCTGTTTTCATGTTTGATGGGCAAATTTTAGGATGTGATTATAAGGCTGCTACTAGTGTAGACGCAGATTTGTATGTTAATATATCCGGTGGAATATTTCACGCCCTTGGAGTGGGGTTAGCCACCGGAAAGCCTATAGTAAAAATAGATCCTTATACTGGTAAAGTAGAAGATCTTACGAAAGAGGTTTATAAAATATTAAAAATTAGATATGCAAAAATCATGGAAGCTATAGATAAAAGAAATTGGGGAATTATACAGGGAGCTATGAACGGACAAAACAGACCACTTATGGTAAAATATTTTGAGAAAAAACTTAAAGAAAAAGGATATAATATATATGTTTTTCTCAATAGAGTGTTAACAAAAGATGTACTCAGGAATTTAAGCCCGTCTCTAGATGTATTTTTAGTAACATCATGTCCTAGACTCCCAATAGACGACCTATATGACTTTGAAAAACCAGTTTTGACTCCAGGTGAGGCTAAAATGATAATACTTAACAACTTTGATAAATATATATTTCCCTGGTGA
- a CDS encoding 50S ribosomal protein L16, with protein MPLRPGRCYRHFSGPAYTRKEYIPGVPMPKITKFTMGNVNGNYDYELRLVALEKGQIRHNALEAARVLALKQLTNKTGSDQNFALIVLKYPHHVIRENKMMAFAGADRLQDGMRLSFGKPIGTAARIERLGDIIMIAKVKKEHLEIAKKAFEAAASKIPLKTKIDIVPIPKEAVVQ; from the coding sequence ATGCCACTTAGACCAGGTAGATGCTACCGTCACTTTTCCGGTCCAGCATATACAAGAAAAGAATATATACCAGGCGTACCAATGCCCAAAATAACAAAGTTTACCATGGGTAATGTTAATGGAAATTATGATTATGAACTTAGACTAGTTGCTTTAGAAAAAGGTCAAATAAGACATAATGCACTGGAAGCGGCACGTGTGCTTGCATTAAAACAATTAACTAATAAAACTGGATCTGACCAGAATTTTGCCCTAATAGTTTTGAAGTATCCTCATCATGTTATCAGAGAGAATAAGATGATGGCTTTCGCTGGGGCAGACAGATTGCAGGATGGTATGAGATTATCTTTTGGTAAACCAATAGGAACAGCCGCAAGAATTGAGAGATTAGGAGATATAATAATGATTGCAAAAGTAAAGAAAGAACATTTAGAAATAGCCAAGAAAGCATTTGAAGCTGCAGCTTCTAAGATTCCATTAAAAACTAAAATAGATATCGTTCCCATTCCTAAAGAGGCAGTTGTACAGTGA
- a CDS encoding KEOPS complex subunit Pcc1 has product MNITVEITYDTNYAKEISNSISVDNIDIPKGMNIDILNKENKIIIKISMEIMEPRNVLTLRNTIDEILQHISTIEKTLMKLSH; this is encoded by the coding sequence TTGAATATAACGGTTGAGATAACTTATGATACAAATTATGCTAAAGAAATATCAAATAGCATTAGTGTTGACAATATAGATATACCAAAAGGTATGAATATAGATATCTTAAACAAAGAAAATAAGATAATTATAAAAATATCCATGGAAATAATGGAGCCAAGAAACGTATTGACACTTAGAAATACAATAGATGAAATATTGCAGCATATTTCGACTATAGAGAAAACGTTAATGAAATTATCCCACTAA
- a CDS encoding lysylphosphatidylglycerol synthase domain-containing protein, which translates to MDKKLALSAIIPIVVILIYSIIFRINIINAIIEINRIFVLLFFLSYIGQILVVSYRDSLITNLDYYTAFKARLLGNAVSLIIPGAAGPDLSRAISYVHKNVKLDKAFTLAIYESFYDVNVGAVLFLLLFWIKLTPLESILILVSLANILGWSSGLGYAYFTSGKLNKIEQKLFNFKIFKPLTESYLNLKDVLRVQLKNKKTVAYSVFLTALGYFIQSLPFYILFKNFLFDYLVNQTYLVATLVPIPSAAGIAELALSAILPPIYVIQIRILELVSYSFGFIYIKEIKLEVLKKEVKEIWKTS; encoded by the coding sequence GTGGATAAAAAATTAGCACTCTCAGCGATTATACCAATTGTAGTTATACTAATATATTCTATAATTTTTCGTATAAATATAATAAATGCAATAATTGAGATTAATCGTATTTTCGTATTGTTATTTTTTCTTTCTTATATAGGTCAAATTCTTGTAGTTTCTTATAGGGATTCATTAATAACCAATTTAGATTATTATACTGCATTTAAAGCTAGATTACTTGGAAATGCTGTAAGCCTCATAATACCTGGAGCCGCTGGGCCAGATTTAAGTAGAGCTATAAGTTATGTACATAAAAATGTAAAATTAGATAAAGCGTTCACTTTAGCTATTTATGAATCCTTTTATGATGTAAATGTAGGTGCAGTTCTATTCTTATTACTCTTCTGGATCAAATTAACCCCACTAGAGAGTATTCTTATATTGGTGAGTTTAGCAAATATTCTTGGTTGGAGTAGTGGTCTAGGATATGCTTATTTCACTTCAGGCAAACTAAATAAAATAGAGCAAAAATTATTTAATTTTAAGATTTTTAAACCTTTAACTGAAAGTTACTTAAACCTAAAAGATGTATTAAGAGTACAACTCAAAAATAAGAAAACTGTTGCTTATTCTGTTTTTTTAACTGCATTAGGTTATTTTATTCAATCTTTACCATTTTATATTTTGTTTAAGAATTTTCTTTTTGATTACCTAGTCAATCAGACATATTTAGTAGCAACTCTAGTACCTATACCTTCTGCAGCAGGAATAGCAGAGCTGGCTCTTTCTGCAATATTGCCACCTATTTATGTTATTCAAATTAGGATTCTTGAATTAGTTTCATATTCCTTTGGTTTTATCTATATAAAAGAAATTAAACTTGAGGTTTTGAAAAAAGAAGTGAAAGAAATATGGAAAACTTCCTAA